The Aphidius gifuensis isolate YNYX2018 linkage group LG2, ASM1490517v1, whole genome shotgun sequence DNA window tttattcttttatggTCTTTGGTACTTTTATTTCTGATTGTCGTTAACTTTTGAACGATTTCGTAATACCATCACAGCTCGTTTCGTCGCATTAACTTATCATTATACTTGATGAgtcatttaattatcaaaatatatttcaagtacTATTAATAATCCAATCAATATAATCgcggttattttatttatttcaacaaaaaaaaagccaaataaACACTTGttgtgtaataaatttatatacaattatgttaattgtcaattaatatttaagaataatcaattttcttgtttaataattaatttacttgaataaataatgagtattttaaaatatatattttatcaaattagcTACGATAAcctgttaaattttcatttatcaaaccgtcgaataattaaaaaataatttatcaaaattggttagctaaaaattaatttgttgctttttttttcttattaatttttcaagtaaaaaaattgattattattatttttttgaagtacAAATTTTACGCATAAAAAAACCAGGTGTTACGTTTTTCGATGTGATATgggtatatgtatatacctGAGAATGGCGCATGGCAGCCGGCTTATTTATCTTAGCCAGCTGCGTGACAAAAATTCACTGCATTGATGTGAGTAAATGTGCAACTGGGTCTGTCTATTTTTTAACactcatatatataatatacataaagttttaaataaaatatagagcattgattaaaaataaaatttaaaaaaaaataaaaccacatTTCGTTGAATTGATCATGaatttgcaataaataaaaatatttttttttatcaattaaattaaaattgtgtaatcaataaaaataaaattaatttttcaaggacataatattgaaaataacaatattggTTATATCTTTAGTAAATTATACATGACGGAAATACgtttgagttttattttttaaatttttttatgggaAAGGGTACTTCCGATTGTGATCCAAAGGATTCACCCCtcaatctgtttttttttttttcttcatgatCCCTTTACTCATActctaattttatttcttagaTCCTTCGAGGCTGGTTTAACACATTGAATTTAACGACCACTCATTGTCTATCcaacgacttttttttttttttttattcttttttttttttcccttttatcaactttctttatattctttaaactttttctttattcatacAAGTACCGTGTGTGTAATACGTATATACACTTTTAACTTGATccctctttctctctttttatttttccttctCTATATTTATACAACAACTAAAgccatataaaattttattcaacttcTTGaggggattttttttttttaaatatttttcacaaaacaaacataattatGTACATTGTACATACTCCGTAATAAAACTCACCGCACAGATTACTTTacaatgtaatatttttttaaatattgaattgatgaacaaaaatatccataataaaaaaaaaaattaatttaacaatctgttttataattttactttatgCACAAGATGACCAcgtcatattaatttatatttttttagcaataaatTATGCTCGACCCAcgatgagaatttttttttgaggataATTAAAGCCTATCTCTATTTGCCTGATGAATTTCATCAATGACGATTGTccctttttataataaaaaataacgagaGAGAATAGAAAACACaaaaaccatttaaaaaaatttttaatctaaaaaaaatgtttaatagttttataaattaattgattattattttttaatttgttacaGAAAGAGAACGAAATGGGACCACCCGGCTTTCAACGTAAGTATTAACATCAtcataactattattattatcattattattatattttatttatttatttattatttttaaaactaatttatatacttttttttcttcacttttaatttaaaacaatttcattTCATTATACACTGCACCTATAAAATTGTAActctttgttatttttatgaaaaaaaaaaaaaaaaaaatatatataatttcttaGTATACAACCAATTGTCGTAAATTAGGTACCGTTTGGTACTTTAGCACGGTTTATAGATGATGATTCGTGCTCACGCGGCAATTTCCTGAGGCGGGTCGGTTTCAACTCCCTGGTATACATAATATGCTTTATCGAACCGTGGAATTAATGACCCGTCGACGCTGTAGGCCAGGACACGTCTATCTTTTCCTCTGCAGTTACACACTATATTCATATACATTAATAAACTCGAACACATGAATATAATATACCACTGCAatcatcattttatcattctataatctttttatttttttgatgctaTCATCATCttgttgtttgtatttttattattttttttcttcccttATTTTAAAATCCACCCTTTATAATGAAGCATACAAGTTATCCCCTACACTTTacttacttttttaataatcgacGAGAGTTGAGTTGACCTGAATAACTAGGGTGAAAACTTTTTTGatgattgtgaaaaaaaaactcggaCGACATATCCCTTTAATATACgataatttatagtttttttttattttaaattttttctatattttgatggttttatattcaatctaacttttataatatttgtttgatattttatttatttttttttgtttaaaaagaaaaaaaaataactgagattttcatctttaattaaaattttctttgtatttaaattattattatttttgaatgaagaaaatttgttatattttaattttttttaaagggtttattgtttgtttgtttttggTTTTCactttgttgttttattttgaattaattaaaagtataaaatttaattatcctTGATAAAAGTCAATAAATAGATTATCACCACACTACGATTTGTCAGGAGATTGGCTTTGTCTGTAACAAGTTGAATTTCAACCCTCTTTATTTCTCTGAAGTGAATTTAGGCAATTGGGATTACAGGGATACGCCATCTAGTTTTAGAATGATGAGATAACTTTTCatctcaaaatatatataacaaagtCACTAAATTACACATCAGCATGTGCACCAAACATAGACacataaatattgttttataaaccAATTGTCTATGGAATTATTGAGgggttgaaaaattaaatagtagcAAATGTTATCATCAATTTACGCTCATGTTTTTCCCCTTACAaactattataatatttacatcAACCAATTCACCCAGgtttatttcaaaatactgaatatttaaaaagttaaaaaaaccattaaacaaatgacaaatcatgaataatcaaatatatataattttatgtcttctattgtcatttatatcttttgaaaaataaaaaaataaaaaccctcTCTCAACCACAAGAAAACGCAATCATTTTTCGTGCGCTCACTGCGAAATTGCATCAGCAAATATCTACCTTTCCTTTTTCCATGCAGAAACGTTGTGAAGATAgaggtaaaaattattacccaAGCTCGTTGGTTCGTATAGATACACAAGAAacgtatacatatataaaagcaTGAAAAATaagtacataaaaaataaataaagaaaaaaaaacagtggacaaaaagaagaagaagaagaagaaggtatataaaaaggtattaaaaaaaaaaaaaaaaaatagcagtATGAAGTGTAtacagaaaaaagaaaataaatttgaaaaaaaaaaattgtttgagtTGGATGGAAACAAGGGAGAATGAGACGGAGCAATATTGTGATGGTCTTGGTGGCACCAAAAGAGGACCAAAGAGAGGGAAGTATTTTGCTCCAGTCTTCATGCACAcacaaacatatatatttaatatgtaCACATAGTTATATACTTATGCACTACATATAAAATACACTTGGAAGTTTCCTGAAGTTATTCACAAGGAGTATAAACTCCTTGGCTGAGAATTCACTCGTTAATGGCTCAAGAAAAGTTACAATATAGTATAtagtcattttaaatatatatatatatacatttgagATATGTTCACCTAAAGCAACTTGCTATAAGTTTAAGTAGTAGTCATTGCTTTCAGCATATTTCGTCAGGTGTATgcaatatgtaaatttaataacttacaatattcaattgtcacgtaataaaaaataaaaaaaagtactttattaataaaaaacaaaaaaatcaatcaattgattatgaaaaatttcaaatataaatatatattttgttattgtagAAAGTAAAATGGATAAAAGAGAGGGGAGGTCACAAACAagagctttaaaaaaaaataagaatgcTGCTTAAAAAGATAAACATCATACTGACAGAATCATAATAAACTGGTAATCGTTAAATGAAGAAACAagatatatacatgtatatgggAAAACGTGGCGCTTAGTAATAACACTCACAAGTTTGATGGTGATAGTCAGACAGTGGTAAAAGGGGAATGAAAATGAACACCACGAGAATAGGGGATGAAACACACACAGTCAGTGTTCAGGGTAGATATCGATTGCAAAGGTTTCTGGTTTGCAATGTTGGCTATGGATGATAGAGAGACGCAGAgagaaaggaaaaaatattgtaaagaGAATGTTAATGCAAGAGAAACAAAGATAGAATTTCGATGAAAGTTTTTGAGGGTATAAAGAGATTGAAGACAAAGTTGGTAAAATACGCGTGGAGTTTCTCTCTTCTTCTTATTCCACTTCACTATCATGGATGTCATCCACGGTATTTGGCGTTTCGAACAAATACTAAACGGTTCAAGTCGACTGGTCGTTGTATTCCTCACTGAAACTAAAATCTACCCTTACCTTCTAACATTCTCTTCACGACCATGTTGCTGATGCTTGTGCTATTTTGCCCTTCtgcaacagaaaaaaataaaaagacataCTTGTAAGTCCTTTGTCCTGAttcgatacttttttttcaattagatTCACTTCACTAAatcagacatttttttttttatttaatcctCAAGtttatttcaagtaaataaattaattaacatattatatttatgaaaataatcttTAGatatgttgattaaaaaaataaaaatgtcaacttTAAATGCAAGACAACAAATGGttaatgtgtatatatatttataaaataaaagtgagGATAACTCGTAATGCAAGATTGTCTGCCGGAAGCCAAGAAGCTCGTTACACGCGTTCACGTCGCCGAAGGTTTGACCacatgtgtgtatatataaatataaacagaATCTTGAGTCCTGTTACCTGTCCAGACTCTCCATATTGTATAAAaccatatatacatattacatatgaaaaaaaaaggatgtgTAAAATTGTGCGAGAACTAGTTTTCAATGTAGAAACATTAAACTTAAACTCCACATGTTTATGGTCTCTTTATTCAGTgttttatcgataaaaataaGTCAATGATTAGCTCTcagttatttatattgtacatttatattatttatttttttttttattatacccttgcttttatttatttatacatatatgtatatatatttttttttgttttccattAATTTGCATTCGGTGGATACAAGGtacattaattttcattcaagaGATTATCTCTAATCCAGACACCTCTATCCTAttctcttgtttttttattttcttctatcTCATTCTCTCGTTGAGAAATGATCAACTGGGCTTGAAATGTGAAGAGCACTCTGTGTCGACAGAGTCGATGAATTTTACGATTAGCTTCAAAGATCTTGCTTGGCTTTTAACGATTTACCCTCTCAACattatcatttcatttttttttatttttattttttatattcacctatatatataaatacaagtcaacattttttcatttgtgatTCTTATCAGCTCtcatataaaatgaataatccaTTTTTGTGTCTCATCcaaacacaaatatataataatactttGTATCAAAAATCAAGCTTGactattaaattcaaaaatcagagaaaattatttacatcaatgataattatgtataatgcaaatatgtttgtttatttatatatttatcattgttgttAGAGTATAGAATATAGTATATTTGACAGTTGTGATTTTATGGCTTGTGACAAGTGGATGAGAGGCCACAACGACACTGGAGTAGGTAAACTCGTGCATTAAATTGCATACAAATGTGTCACTTGTATTATAATATacaatgacaaaataaatgtgtgtaaatgtatatatatttgtaaataacgCACAGCAGTATAGTTgagtttataatatatatgtatatagagaaaaagagagggataaaaaaatgaaacaaaaagaGTCAAGTTGGAGAGTCAGGTAGCGAGTAGAACCTTTGGATGCTTTGGTATTGTAGACGGGGTAGGACATGAACAACACACGGAGGCACAACAGAGGTCGATGCCCGCTGTCCTCTTTGCTTCTACACATATTTTACCCACACACAAAATAtcttgtatacatatataatatatgaacATTTACACCAGCTCAACAACACTCACAATGTTTTGTCGTCCTTTCAGCAATTTCTTGtaaatcattgttattttttttttaattttcatttttacgatttatttttttaagtcataAGCACTCGCTGTCACTTAATTactttctaatttttaatttaattaattttaatacttgtcAATACAATTAATGTatgtaatgaatatttttttattaattgttttttttattttcttttgcaCTTGATATTGTTACAGTGATTTGGCACATGACCTGAGTCTCTCAGAAGACAGTGACGATGAAATTGCTAAAGTGAGTTtaacacaaattaatttttttctatttttatatttaataaatgttaatttgttttaaaaatgtatgattattaaattattatctttttttttttcaaaatgattttacAGAGCACAACGACGACAGCATTAACGACAACGACAGCCTCGACAAATTCCAGACTAATGAAAAATAGAAGTCCAGACTTGTCTGTCGAGTGAgttgattttttgatttaaacttttaatgatgattattaaatatatatatatatatatggattataaattttttttgttatttatttatttacagtttAAATACACCGTTGATACCTGCCATGACACCAGCACCACCCCCATTGGCACCAATGTCACCAATGGGAATGTCACCTCTGGGTCCAATGACATCCCCTAGAGCTTTAAGTCCTCCAAAAAAATCTTCCACTGAATTAACACTTTTATCACCATTAAGACCAAGTCCagtacataaaattttatcaccaAATCcagttattaataaacaaacacgACCACCAAGTCCACCTGGTAAAGCACCAACAAGTTCTGGAAGTGCAAGTTCAAGTTCTGATTCTGGTTCTGATTCTGGTACAGATAGTAGTGATGATTCAGAAGAtgataatcaacaaataacaataaaaggaccaacaacaccaccatCATTATCACCAAAAGTACCAATTGAAGAACCACCACCAGCTGAAGAATCAAAACCACGTTGGAATTtaagtagtttttttaataaaaattcagtaCAAAATGAACAATCAAGCGAAATTAAAACAACACAAAATAATAGtactaataatataaataataatataaataataatataaataatataaataataatattaataatattaataatcgtGGTAGTTCAACTAGTGATgtatctttaaataataatacaagaacTAAAAGAGATATTGATCGTGAATGGTCAAATAATGAAGATGATACAAGTCCaactaaaataacaaatttaagtGATAGTGATAATCATGAAACAgataatgaaaagaaaaaatctaaTGAATCTAAAATAAAAGGACAAGATAAACCAAAACCACCAGATGCACGTAAACGTGGTAGACCACGTAAATCAGTTAAAGATTCAGCAAAAAGTCCAAGAAGTCATAGAACAAATCAGGATGATACTAAAACTAATTCAAAAATTAGACAAAGAAGTGCATcaaattcaaaaaagaaacaacCAATATCAAAAGCAACAATTGACTCCAGTGATGATGACAGTGATGccaggtaaatattttatcatttaaattataaaaaatatttttacaatttttatgcCCCAAATTAATatctcaattaaaaataaatttgcaaagCTTGATTAGACTTAGTGTTATTAGACTTTGCAGATATaaatagaaatgaaaattattatagaatttattaaaatgaagaCAATGCTCTTATCTTgcagtataaatttttagtcacataaatatattatatataaattttgactagaatagaatattaatttttaaaatgtgacaattataaaatctattattaatgatcatttttaagcagttatttatatcatcaagATTGTCTCAAGATAACTCGTAATCAATtgccatttatttttaaatataaaatttcataattaataaaaaaaaaaggcctcagtatatatacatgtataataaatattacagcAAGTATTACAAGCATTTtatgttgttgaaaaaaaaataataattataatgaaaattaccagTTTGACTGCATTAataacattgataaattaactaTTACTAATGCAAATTAGTTTTAactaaagttttttatttatttatttttttttttgtttttccctTGGGTGGTTAACGGTAtcagttgattatttattgatttacaaattaccataaatttatacaaataaatagttaaacaTTGTCATacatttataatcaatatcaattgGTTTTATAAATCCCAATTTCCCCAAAGTAAACACAATTCAGATTGATCagctaatattattataaaatataaattattcgattaaaaaaaaaaaaaaaaaattaacataaataaattttatattatcaacagAATACGTGATAGATCAAGTGACTCTGAAGCTGATAGAAGAGTATCACCATTACCAGTTACATCAGGCAAAAGAAGACCATTATTAAGTGTATCATCAAGTGATGAAGATAGACcatcaataaaacaaaatgacagTGATGATGATTCACGTTGGCGAAAAATTCGAAAACGTTCAAAACAACCAGAATCAccaaagaaagaaaataagaaaaaaagtcCAACAAAAGTTAAACAAAGAAGACCAAGATCACGTGTTACAAATACATCAGGTTGTCCAAGTGATTCTGGTAGTGAATCTGATTCAACAATAAGAAATAATAGAATACAAGTTGCAAGAGTACCACCAAGACCACGTGCACCATTAACACGTGCAACATCACCAGATAATACAGATAGTGATAATAGTCCAGTACCAAAATTACAAGAAGAAGATAGTGGTAATGTAcaagataaaaagaaaaatgatacaATTAGAAAAGTATTTTCTAGTAAAGGTGGTAAAGGTGGTGGTAAAGGTGGCAAAGGTGGTAAAGGTGGTGGTAAATGTGGTATATATGTTGAAGAGTATACAGCATCAGTTAAAACACCAACTGGTAATGAAAGTCCATATAAAAGACCATCATCACAAGCATCATTAACACAAAATTTTCCATCATTAACATATGTCAATGGTATACCAAGTTTAGTATGTAAACTTGATTTAAGTAAAATATCACATATACCACAAGCATCAAGAGGACAAGAATTACGAAGACGTACTGAATTACCAGATACAagacaacaacagcaacagcagcagcaacaacaacaacaagctaTTAGtactattaaaaatgaaaataatattgtaacgACAATACCAGAAGATGGTGAAATTATTGATACACCAAATCAACAATCATTATATCGTTCatcaaatagtaataataataataatgttgttgttgataataatagtaaatcaaaaagaacaaataaaagtgataatattattgaaacaaaaGATCGTGCTATTGCAAGTGGTAGTGGTACAAATACAAGTGGTAGAAATTCAAGTTTAGGTGGTGCTAGTGGTAGTGgtaatagttttaataataattcaaataatacaaGTATTATTAAACGTAAACGTAATCCAAGTTGTAGTTCATTAACAAGTTTAAATACTTGTCAATCAGAgactaaaattaaaacaagtaGTGAAcacaaagaaaagaaaaagaaaaaacgtaaacatgctgatgatgattcaGTATCACCAAGGCCTTCCTCAAGACAGAATGACACACAACCAACAAATCACGAGCGGGATGATAAGTCTGATATTAATTTACTGCCACCACCGGCAGTACCACCTCAGCGTCTTTACTATTCTTACTTTCATCATCGTAATGAACAAATGGAAGATCAGAAtgggtaaataataataatcatttaaaaaaaaaatctataataaCATTGTTAGtttgtgataaaataataatatttttttattttttgtttgtattataATTAGGGACCAGAATCAGTACCTGGGTGAAGCACAACGTTTAAAACACAGTGCAGATGAAGAGAAAGAATTAACAGCACAAGGCATGTTGTACTTGGAGGCAGTAATGTACTTTGTACTTACTGGTCACGCAATGGAATCTGATCCATTGACTGAAAGAGCCTCTTTTACAATGTACCGTGATACACTCAAGCTCATCAagtaagttttaaaatatatataaaatttattatccatttttgttgaagaaaaagtcaaataaataaaatttaattaatttttttttttaactttagatatatttcatcaaaattcaAGAGTCAACAGATGGATGGACCAGAAAGtcgtattaataatattcttgCTGTTTTAaggtaaacaaaaaataaatgaaaattgtgatgagaaattttaattattattacaataaataataataataaaatttaaattgttacaGTTTATGGTGTCAATCACTTATTCATATGAAACTCTTTAAAATGAGAAAACGTGAAGTTAATGATTGTCAAAGAATACTAGCTGATTATCACCAAAAagtaagtatttttatttgatgttaatattgagctatttaaattacttgtaataaaaataatctaataaattatttttttaaaacagtaTTCTTTAGCAACAAGAGTACAATCAGTTCATGAGGGACAAGGAACACCCTCATTATCACCAACACCATCACCAGCTGGTTCAGTTGGTTCAGTTGGTAGTCAAAGTTCTGGTTACAATAGTGGTGAATTAGCAAATCGTGGTGTTGTTACAGAGTCACATCCACCAGTACCAGAATGCGTTAGTGTACCAAAAGAAGTTCATGAAGCCATGCAATTTCAAAATCATCATTGtactttattaatatattgccATGAATTGTGGGACCAGGCACTTGCTCTCGTGACTGATCAATATCGaggtaaagaaaataaaaaaaaacaaaaaaacaactttctattttaaaaatttaaatttcttaaaaaaaatactgtaaatatttttttgtcactatatttaaacttttcttctatattttgtgaaaacttttttttataattaaatgtttaaagttttaaaaaagttttattaaataataatataaaactttttctttttttcgttttacattattcattgataatttatttttagatttctTCATTGAATTGGATGAACAACTTGGTCCATTGACGTTAAAGAGTTCGTTACGCGATCTCGTGCGTTACGTGCAAGCAGGCATTAAAAAACTTCGTGCCCTCTGACCTCAGTGGCATAGTCCCAGACCACCAACACCCAACTACGTAACATCGCTTCCTCACACAATGGCAACGTATCCAACAATGTTAACATAGCcattgtttagaaaaaaaaaagcaaattttttttttcttttttacaaaagcaatataattgtttttttatacgtaTTACATCACAAGTGTTGGCgaatgataattatcaatagcagggacaaaattaaagttttttaaaaataaataaaaaccacaATGCATCATCATCTGGTCTTTTTGTATGTatcagatttttaaaaatacaaaatatatatatacaaaaaaaaaacaacacgtCGTAGTCAATATAAATTACTCGCGTTCAggtgtttatttattctctgataaaaaacaaaaaaaaaatactaaaaataaatttataaaatattaatcaagcACATGTTACTTAGAGtgcgatatatatattatatatataaaaaaaaattacctgaaGACTGCGATTGTGTAGGaacaaaat harbors:
- the LOC122848620 gene encoding AF4/FMR2 family member lilli isoform X1; its protein translation is MPSSGGYYDDRNPLLKGTLSSVDRDRLRERERQARAAMSVQAETVAGVLPDMDRHGHNNHAHHHVNSHPSAASSLFDAPIRVNPDAQDRTAQQVHAKLGNYSLVKHLLEDEPKRLFGIEGVPASPAPSTSSSSSSSTTRLTASTNNSRISSSSSSSSQEFKKPGCNGPRTSTLSSNASSHTSQRGGFIKPADGKPPYGGRGGYPGQPVKHGGNSNDHRSHGILPAKGPPSSSSSSSTTSSSTTTTSSSSIISGNKGGSSLSGNNNNGPASSGSCPPSTTNIQNSSRRLIRIPLEPINPAEITDVDVILKEMTSIVTPITAIAQTPRTEPESKFIFNDDLAKLEVPAPIEPIKSSQRERNGTTRLSTDLAHDLSLSEDSDDEIAKSTTTTALTTTTASTNSRLMKNRSPDLSVDLNTPLIPAMTPAPPPLAPMSPMGMSPLGPMTSPRALSPPKKSSTELTLLSPLRPSPVHKILSPNPVINKQTRPPSPPGKAPTSSGSASSSSDSGSDSGTDSSDDSEDDNQQITIKGPTTPPSLSPKVPIEEPPPAEESKPRWNLSSFFNKNSVQNEQSSEIKTTQNNSTNNINNNINNNINNINNNINNINNRGSSTSDVSLNNNTRTKRDIDREWSNNEDDTSPTKITNLSDSDNHETDNEKKKSNESKIKGQDKPKPPDARKRGRPRKSVKDSAKSPRSHRTNQDDTKTNSKIRQRSASNSKKKQPISKATIDSSDDDSDARIRDRSSDSEADRRVSPLPVTSGKRRPLLSVSSSDEDRPSIKQNDSDDDSRWRKIRKRSKQPESPKKENKKKSPTKVKQRRPRSRVTNTSGCPSDSGSESDSTIRNNRIQVARVPPRPRAPLTRATSPDNTDSDNSPVPKLQEEDSGNVQDKKKNDTIRKVFSSKGGKGGGKGGKGGKGGGKCGIYVEEYTASVKTPTGNESPYKRPSSQASLTQNFPSLTYVNGIPSLVCKLDLSKISHIPQASRGQELRRRTELPDTRQQQQQQQQQQQQAISTIKNENNIVTTIPEDGEIIDTPNQQSLYRSSNSNNNNNVVVDNNSKSKRTNKSDNIIETKDRAIASGSGTNTSGRNSSLGGASGSGNSFNNNSNNTSIIKRKRNPSCSSLTSLNTCQSETKIKTSSEHKEKKKKKRKHADDDSVSPRPSSRQNDTQPTNHERDDKSDINLLPPPAVPPQRLYYSYFHHRNEQMEDQNGDQNQYLGEAQRLKHSADEEKELTAQGMLYLEAVMYFVLTGHAMESDPLTERASFTMYRDTLKLIKYISSKFKSQQMDGPESRINNILAVLSLWCQSLIHMKLFKMRKREVNDCQRILADYHQKYSLATRVQSVHEGQGTPSLSPTPSPAGSVGSVGSQSSGYNSGELANRGVVTESHPPVPECVSVPKEVHEAMQFQNHHCTLLIYCHELWDQALALVTDQYRDFFIELDEQLGPLTLKSSLRDLVRYVQAGIKKLRAL
- the LOC122848620 gene encoding AF4/FMR2 family member lilli isoform X3, with the protein product MKKPRVDRDRLRERERQARAAMSVQAETVAGVLPDMDRHGHNNHAHHHVNSHPSAASSLFDAPIRVNPDAQDRTAQQVHAKLGNYSLVKHLLEDEPKRLFGIEGVPASPAPSTSSSSSSSTTRLTASTNNSRISSSSSSSSQEFKKPGCNGPRTSTLSSNASSHTSQRGGFIKPADGKPPYGGRGGYPGQPVKHGGNSNDHRSHGILPAKGPPSSSSSSSTTSSSTTTTSSSSIISGNKGGSSLSGNNNNGPASSGSCPPSTTNIQNSSRRLIRIPLEPINPAEITDVDVILKEMTSIVTPITAIAQTPRTEPESKFIFNDDLAKLEVPAPIEPIKSSQRERNGTTRLSTDLAHDLSLSEDSDDEIAKSTTTTALTTTTASTNSRLMKNRSPDLSVDLNTPLIPAMTPAPPPLAPMSPMGMSPLGPMTSPRALSPPKKSSTELTLLSPLRPSPVHKILSPNPVINKQTRPPSPPGKAPTSSGSASSSSDSGSDSGTDSSDDSEDDNQQITIKGPTTPPSLSPKVPIEEPPPAEESKPRWNLSSFFNKNSVQNEQSSEIKTTQNNSTNNINNNINNNINNINNNINNINNRGSSTSDVSLNNNTRTKRDIDREWSNNEDDTSPTKITNLSDSDNHETDNEKKKSNESKIKGQDKPKPPDARKRGRPRKSVKDSAKSPRSHRTNQDDTKTNSKIRQRSASNSKKKQPISKATIDSSDDDSDARIRDRSSDSEADRRVSPLPVTSGKRRPLLSVSSSDEDRPSIKQNDSDDDSRWRKIRKRSKQPESPKKENKKKSPTKVKQRRPRSRVTNTSGCPSDSGSESDSTIRNNRIQVARVPPRPRAPLTRATSPDNTDSDNSPVPKLQEEDSGNVQDKKKNDTIRKVFSSKGGKGGGKGGKGGKGGGKCGIYVEEYTASVKTPTGNESPYKRPSSQASLTQNFPSLTYVNGIPSLVCKLDLSKISHIPQASRGQELRRRTELPDTRQQQQQQQQQQQQAISTIKNENNIVTTIPEDGEIIDTPNQQSLYRSSNSNNNNNVVVDNNSKSKRTNKSDNIIETKDRAIASGSGTNTSGRNSSLGGASGSGNSFNNNSNNTSIIKRKRNPSCSSLTSLNTCQSETKIKTSSEHKEKKKKKRKHADDDSVSPRPSSRQNDTQPTNHERDDKSDINLLPPPAVPPQRLYYSYFHHRNEQMEDQNGDQNQYLGEAQRLKHSADEEKELTAQGMLYLEAVMYFVLTGHAMESDPLTERASFTMYRDTLKLIKYISSKFKSQQMDGPESRINNILAVLSLWCQSLIHMKLFKMRKREVNDCQRILADYHQKYSLATRVQSVHEGQGTPSLSPTPSPAGSVGSVGSQSSGYNSGELANRGVVTESHPPVPECVSVPKEVHEAMQFQNHHCTLLIYCHELWDQALALVTDQYRDFFIELDEQLGPLTLKSSLRDLVRYVQAGIKKLRAL